CAGAAAATAATATTGCATATGCAATGGAATACTTTGATTATCTGGTAATCGGAATTCCTTTTTTCATTTTTGGTAACGGTCTAAACTCTTTGATTCGGGCAGATGGAAGTCCTCAATTTGCAATGATTTCAATCTTTGCTGGTTGTATCATCAATGTAATTTTGGATCCAATCGCTATTTTTGTGTTAGGAATGGGAATGAAAGGGGCAGCTCTGGCAACCATTGCCGGGCAAATCATTTCGGCTTTAATTGGTGCATCTTATCTGTTTCGGACAAGGTCTTTTAAATTTAAAAAATCAAGCTTTATTCCTGATATAAAAATATTAAAACAAATACTGCCATTAGGACTCAGCAGTTTTCTGACACAGATGTCGATTGTAATTGTAATGGGAGTTATGAATAATATCATTGTCCAGTATGGTGCGCTTTCTCGTTTCGGTGCAGATATTCCTCTGACGGTAATTGGGATTGTCATGAAAGTTTTCCAGATCGTCATTGCTTTTGTCGTCGGGGTCGCAGCTGGATCGCAGCCGATTGTCGGATATAACTACGGAGCTGGAAATAATGAACGGGTGATTAAAATTTATAAAACAATGATGCTGGCTGAAATTGTTATTGGATTAGTAGCAACCATTGCGTTTGAATTGTTCCCACTCCAGATCATCAGCGCCTTTGGGAGTGAAAGCGGACTCTACAATGAATTTGCAGTGATGGCATTCAGAATATATCTGTCCACGATTATTTTATGCTGTATTCAAAAATCAACAAGTATCTTTCTTCAGTCATTGGGAAAACCGATTATGTCAACGGGCCTTTCTCTGCTTCGTGATTTTATTCTAAGTGTTCCGCTGATTATTATTTTACCACGCTTTTTTGGCCTGGAAGGTGTCTTGTATTCTGCTCCAATAGCCGATCTTCTATCAATGGTGGGAGTTACGGTTATGATGATATTTGTCTTTAAAGAACTACGATCTCCGCTGAGTTCTTTACAAACCCAGGAGGGGAGTTATTAAAAAATTCGTATAAAATGCGCAGAGTTTTCCGAAAATAATTTTTCAGGAATGTTATAATGATCAAAATAATGTTTAGGAGCAATCATGGATAAAAAGCTGATATATATTGCTGATGACGATGATAATATCCGGGAGGCTATTAAAATATTTCTTATAAATGACGGTTATGAAGTCGAGGATTTTTCCGGGGGTAAAGAGCTGCTGAAAACTTTCTCAAAATTCCCTGCGATTTAATGATTCTGGATATAATGATGCCGGAGATCGATGGTTTTTCAGTCTGTAAGAAGATACGAGAGATTTCTACTGTGCCGATTATTATGCTTACTGCTATGGATTCGGATTTTGATTATGCCAAAGGATTAAGTTTGGGCAGTGATGATTATTTTACCAAGCCTTTTTCACCGATGGCACTGGTGATGCGGGTCAAAGCAATTTTTAGACGAATTGAATATGAGCAGCAAAAGGGAAGTCAGAAAGAAAGTGTTTTATTGCATTTTGAAGATATTAGTCTCGATCCCCAGGAGAAAATTGTGAAAATCGGTGAACAAGTATTAGATCTGACGCCTAATGAATATCAAGTCCTTCAGTTTATGATAGAAAATCAGGAACGAGCGGTTTCAAGAGATGAATTATTAGAGGCAATCTGGGGGTACGAGACCGATGTAGAAACCAGAGCTACTGATGATACAGTCAGAAGACTACGAAAAAAACTTAAAAGCAGTCGTCTGGGCTTTGAAGCCGTTTGGGGATTTGGTTTTCGCCTGAAGTTGAAGGAGCCGGAATGAATCTGAAAAGAGGAAAATGGCCGATCAGACAGCGGATTTTCAGTCAATTACTGATATTGATGCTTGCAGTCTTTTTAAGCATTTTTTTGGCTTTTAATCTTTTCTTTGAAAACTTTTTACGCTCAAATATCTTCGATGATCTGGATGCAACGGCAAAAAGCATCAGCTCATTAAAATTTTCAGGGTTAGAAAAGCCACCCGAGGAATTAGGAGTGGAGCCAGAGGAGGAGAAGGGACCTGATCTGACGAGCTTTCTCAATCAGTCAATTTACACAGAAGCAAAAATCTTTAATCTGGACAACAGTTATCAAATTACTGATTATAATATCGGTGAAGATTATCCTGAGCTTGAAATGATTGCTACAGCTCTTATGCAAAGGGGAGACTCACTTGCTGATTCTCAGCATATTCATATCAAAACAGAGACTAGGGAATATTATGTTACATCCATTATCGATCCAATTTTAAGTGACACCTATATGGTTATTTACTCTGATGTCACCGATATTAAAAACTTATTACGAACCATCAATATTGTGTTGGGGATGATCGTCAGCATTGCCATGTTGATCTGTCTACTGGTTGCCAACGCCATTGCCAACACGGTGACAAAACCGGTAAAAAAATTGTCCGCTTTTGCTGGAGAGATGGGAAAGGGAATTTTCAACCAACATGATGAGCAATTTCGTGATCACGAATTTAATGAACTGATGGAGGTCATGAACCTGTCTGCCCGGCAGCTTTCTGAAAATGAGAGGGAACAGCGGACATTTTTTCAAAATGTCTCGCATGAACTCAGAACACCGATTATGTCCCTGCGCTGTTACGCTGAAGGGGTGGCTTACGGAGTAATGAAACCAGAAAAGTCTGGCCAGATTATGATTGCTGAAACCGACAGATTGAGCGATCTGGTTGAAGATCTTTTATACTTATCACGTCTTGAAAATTCAGAAAAGCCTGTGAAAATGCAGGAATCTGATTTGCGGGAAACCTTGTCAATCTGTGCTGGAAGCATTCAGGCTCTGGCCGAGAAAAAGGGGCTCAAACTGGATTTTGATTTTGATAATGATCCGGTTTTATATACCTATAATGAAAATCATTTTTATCGGGCAGTTAATAATCTTTTATCCAATGCAGTCCGGTATGCTTGCCAAACGATTGTGATTAGCTGTCATAAGACGGATAATGGAATTGAGATAGCGATAAAAGATGATGGACCAGGAATAGCAGAACATGATCTGTCACACATATTTGAGCGATTCTATAAAGGAAAAGGCGGAAAGACTGGAATTGGTCTGTCTATTGTTAAATCGGTAGTTGAATTATACGGCGGCGAAATAAATGTTTTGGGAAATCCCAAAAACTGTTTTAGAATAGTCTTGCCGCAAAAAACATTAAATAAGATGAACATGCAGAAATAACTGTTACGGAAAAATTTCGTATAAAATACCTTTGAATTTCGGAGAAGAAAAAAATCTTGCTGGCTATAATAGATTTAAAGAGAGTTGGATTATGATGGCGGGCAGGAGCTGCCAATAATTTTAAGGAGAATACGAAATGAAGAAAAGACTTTTGCTATTGCTGATGATTACGGGAATGGCTTTTCTAGTAATAGCTTGTGCATCGGATACTGATTTGCAAGCGTCAGATCAGGAGTACATTGAGACCACTTTAAATCTGGCCAATAACACTGTTCAGGAATGGACTTACTCAGCTGATTCTGATGCCTGGGTATTAACCAGTGTTTCGGCGGTTGCTTATCCTGAGCTGCCTGATCAGCAGGGAGTATCGGTTTGTGTGCCAGGTGCCTATGTAGTTGGGATTGATACCGACAGTGATGGCCAAGCCAATGTGAGTTATGAATCCTATACTGAAACTGTGAATGGTTCATTGATCATTAATTATGACAGCCAGGTAACCAACAGCAATGGGCAGGTTTATACAGCCAAAACAGCGCCAGTTATCTTAAACACCGGAGCAGCGGGGTATGCTTCATCAAATAATTCCAACGCAGCAACAAGCTATGCCAGTGAAGGCTACATCAATGTTTCCTGCGGAAACCGTGGTAAGCAGGATACGGTAACAGATGAAGATGGCAATACGACTTACACTGGAGATGCGCCCTCTTGCCTGGTTGATCAGAAGGCAGCAGCCCGATATGTTAAATATAATATTCTGTTAGGTAATCTGCCGGGGTCGGTTGATTACTTTGTATCAACTGGCGGTTCTGGTGGTGGAGCTCATGCAACCATGTTTGCAGCGACATCCAATAATCCGGATTATTATGATTATGAGATTGAAGCCGGTGCGGTTGGGGTCTATCGCAATGAGGATGGAACATATTCAACAACCGTATCGATCGATGATACTGATTATGAAATTTCTGATGGAGCCTGGGGCTGTGTAGCCTACAGTGCGATCACTTCGCTTTATGAAGGGGATATCGCCATGGCCTTTGAATATTATATGGATTCAACCTATGATTTTAATACATCTTTCCAGGCCCAGATGGCAGAATATTTATCAACAGAGTATATGGATTATATCAATGACCAGAATCTGTCGGTTGATGAAGCAGCCATTGAAAAAGATCTGAATGGAGACGGAGATTTAGAGGATACTCTTGCCTTAACCATTGAGTATGATCCCGAGACTTACCCAGAAACAAACGGCTATTACGGCACTTATTTGGATTTGTATCTGCAGGAGTTTACTGAAAACCTACAGTGGTATCTGGATAATCTGGATTATGCTGAGGGCTGGACCTGGTTTGATGAAAGTGGAACGGCGCTTAGCGATGAAGCGGTAGCGGCCATGACTTCAGCCGATAAAGCTCAGGCCTTTATTGAGGGTCGATATGCCAAGAGTGCAGAAACCGGCGGAATGGGCGGTCCAGGTGGCGATGCTCCTAGTGATATGACAGGAATGCTGGACGATGCAAGTGGTGAAATGGGTGATTTTACTGGAACCATGCCTGATGATACCAGTACTGTAACCGAAACGACAACTGATACCACAAACGGAGCCAATGACAACACCGCTAACCAGATGGAAGTTGGAACACCGGATACCGGAACCACCCAGTCGGCAGATTCACAGACTGATTCAGCTAATTATGGGACCTACGAGGAAATGGTTGTTGCCTATGAAGAGGATATCGCATCCATTGAAGCAGGTGATGAATATGGGAATAATATTATATCCTTGTATAATCCGCTGAACTATATTGGTGTTGATGATACTGAAAATCCAACTTGGACAAGAATAGTCATGGGCGCTTCAGAGGGAGACATGTCAATGCTAAATTCACTTAATCTGCAAATTGCCTGGTTAAATGCTGGTGTTGATTCGGTGATTGAATGGCAATGGGACGGTGGTCATGTGCCTTCGGAAATTTTCGGCAATTCATTATCCCTGTATGTGGATGAAATGTACGGAGAATACGTTGATGGAGCTGTTACAGTGACAAAAGCGGGGGCTACACAACAGACCGAAAATGGAACTGAAATAGAAACTACAGGAACAGATATCAGCAGCTGGGTTAATAGCACAGATTTAAGTAATGTCAGTTTCACACTGGCCGATGCTGTGGCGTATCGAACGGCTGGTGCTAGCAAGGCTATTCCGGGATTTGATGTGATTGATTACGGTCAGGAAGATTATGTCTTTGGCGACAGTGAAGCGGATGCCAGACACTGGGATACTTTTGTATTGGAAGCCTTAAACGAATATGCAGATCAGCTGGAACCGTTGTTTAATGCGGATTAAATAAATATGAGATTTATTGAAACCTCGCAGAATAATCTTTCGGCGAGGTTTCAATATTTAGGGTAAGACCCTTAAAGGTAATTCGAACAAATATGATAATGCTTGTTAAAACAGCATAGATCGGTTATAATTATGATAGCTTACAGACAGCTGTATCTTCTTTGGGTGGATACAGCTTTTTAATTTGAAATTTTTTAAAGAAAGTGAAGAAAAGTGATAAATAATCAATTCAATCAGTATCAGCTCAGTGAGCCGATTCTTAAAGCGATCGAGAAACTGGGCTATAAAGAGCCGACCCCGGTACAGCAGGCGGTAATTCCGGTGGCGCTGGAAAATAAAGATATTTTATGTCAGGCCCAGACCGGCAGCGGTAAAACGGCAGCTTTTGGAATTCCCATTTGCGAGCAACTGGATTGGGAAGAAAATAGCCCTCAGGTGCTGGTGCTGACTCCTACCAGAGAATTGGCTTTACAGGTAAATGAGGATATTTTTAATATTGGCCGCTTTAAGCGGGTGAAAGTTTCTGCTCTTTATGGAAAATCCCCAATTAAACGACAGGAGCGGGAGCTGAAGCAGAAAACCCATGTGGTGGTGGGAACGCCAGGTCGGGTAATGGATCATATCGATCGGGGCAATCTTAAAACAGATCAGATTAAATGGCTGATTCTTGATGAAGCGGATGAGATGCTGAATATGGGATTTATCGATCAGGTTGAGGAAATCATTGAGACTTTACCTAAAGAGCGTGTAACCATGCTATTTTCGGCAACGATGGAAGAAGCAGTAGTCAGACTGTCTAAAAATTATATGAAAGATCCCCAACTGATTGAGATTAAATCCCAAGTCAGCAATCAGCCAGCCATTAAGCAAATGATTTGTTGTGGAAGTGAAAAATTGGAGCTTCTTTCGGATCTTTTAATAATGGAAAATCCTGATTCTGCCATCATCTTTTGCAACACCCGGGAAGTCGTTAATGCTATCTACAATGAACTTGGAAAAAGTAATCAGGCTTTTGGAAAAATTCATGGTGGCATGGAGCAGGATGAGCGGACACAGGTGATGAACAGTTTTAAAAAAGGAGAATTTCGCTATTTGGTTGCGACTGATGTGGCAGCTCGGGGGATTGATGTTCATGAAATTGAGCTGGTGATTAATTACGATGTACCATGGGAAACAGAAACCTATGTTCATCGGATTGGCCGTACCGGCAGGAGGGGAACAAGCGGAAAAGCAATTACCTTAGCTTCGAATAGGGATAGTAGACTAGTCCAAGATATTATTCAATTCACCGGACAGGAAATGATCGAAAAAGTTGCGCCAACAGATGAAGAAGTGGAGGCGCATAAAGCAGACTACCTTGAGAAATTAAACCGTAAACCCGAAGAAAAGCTAGACAAAGCACACGCACTAAGCAAAGAGATTACCAAGCTCCATATTAATGCCGGTAAAAAGACAAAGATGAGGCCAGTAGATATTGTTGGAACCCTTTGTTCACTTGAAGGGATGACCGCTGACGATATTGGGGTGATCACGATTCTTGATGTTTCAACCTTTGTGGAGATTTTAAATAACAAGGGAAACATGGTACTTAAAGCCCTGCAAACGAAAGAAATCAAGGGTCGACTTAGAAAAGTATCGTTAGCAGAAGATAAACCGTTGGTGTCCCGGCGTCGGAAAATAAATAATAATAGAAACAGAAGACGATAATTTTACTTTATATCGGATAGGATTAATAAAATATTGGAAAATTTTAACCGACCGGAGATAGTCAATTTAACTTACAGTTAATTGACTATCTCCGTGTCGGTTAATTAGTTTAAAAAACTGTAAGATTATCAGCAAGAAAAAAACGGCAGGGGAAATTATTCCCCAACCGTTAAATAAGGAGGTCAAACTAAAGTGTTTCACCAAGATCAGGTGTCACAGGATCTTCATCTGCAGATGTATCTGGAGTGTCTTCAACTGGGCTGTCAGCAGTTTCATCTGTAGTTTCATCAGCAGGAGTATCGACAGTTTCATCGGTAGCATCGTCGGCAGGAGTATCGGCAGTTTCATCTACTGGTGTATCAGTATCTTCTTCAGCTGGTTCTTCAATCTCAATGATTTCATTTTCTTCATCATAGCTGGATTCAAGACCTAACAGTTCAGATAACACTTCCATATTAATGTAGGTTCGACCACAGGTGACTTCGATTTGATCAGTGATATCAATGACCTCTCCATCGATAGTGACCTCAACATCGGCAGTGGTAACGGTAATTACAGTCGAATCTTTAGTAATGGTAAGAGTTTTAGTTTCTTCATCAAATAGAACTTCGGCTCCCATTTTTTCAGTAAGGGCCTTTACAGGAACCATCACATCGCCGCCCTTAATATAAATTGGCGCCTGAAATTTAATCAGCTGATTATTGATGGTTAAACTTCCTGCATCTAATGCCTGGGCATCTTCATACATCTGCTCGATTAGGTCAGCAGCTGTATCAAACTGAGCCAATTCTTCGTCGGTATACATAGTTTTAACGACCATATGTCGTTCGTTGATGATCGTTTTGATCTGATCTTTTAAAGCATCCATGGATTTGTTAAGTTCATCAATCTGACTAAGCAGTGCTTCAGCAGCTTCTGTATCACCGGAAGCTAAAAGTGCTTCATATTCCGCTTCTAGAGCTTCCTTTTCTTCAGCGATTGCTGATTTTTCCTGTGTCAGTTCTTTTTTCTGTTCATTTAATTCCTGTTTGAAATCATTTTTGGGTTTGGATGGTTTTTCTTTATCCGGTTTTCCCTCTTGCTCAGAGGCTTCATCAGTTGTATCATCAACAACTGTTTCATCAACTACATCTGTTTCGTCAGTAGTATCTTCAGTTATGTCAACCGCTGGGGCAGAAATGACAGGGGGTTCGACAGTCGTTTTTTTACCGTTGTTACCCTTATCTTTCGGCGCAGCCATAACCGGCATTGAGAATGCCAGCATTAAGACCAATAGGAACGTTAATCTTTTTTTCATAAAAAGACTCCTTTCATTTGCTCTCCATTAAAAAAACTGTATGCCTAAAAAGGCACACAGTTATGACCGTGCCCTCTTCGGCAACCCGGCTGTCTTAGCGAAATGCCTTAGACCCGTGGCTTTGCGTCCCAAATTTTCAAATGGTTTGCCTTTATCGGAGATATATTTAATTCAAGTATAAAACAAAAGTATTAGTCTGACAAGTGGTTTTTGGAAAATCATGATATTTTTACAAAATATTTTAGTGGTCTGATCCATAAGGCTCGTCTGAGGCAGTTATGTTACGGTATCTAAAAAAGTGTAGGTATTCTAGTCCCGAAGTTCAGGATTATTTATTTTGACCTTTCTTCGTCAGATTGTTTTGCCTGCTCAGAGATTTTCTCTATGGTTGACGCAAAATGATGGATTTCTGCCTGGGATAAATCACTAAGCGCTTTTTTTGCCCATTTAATATGAAGTTCATATATTTCCTGATAAAGCGTATGCCCTTTTTCTGTCAGGAAAAGATTCTTGGCTCTTTTATCAGACGCAGATTTTTTAGTTAATAGATAAGCTTTCGTTTCAAGAGCTTTGACACTTCTGGCAACGGCTGCTTTATCAATTGCTAGAAAAGAGGCAAGTGCCTCTTGAGTAATTCCTTCATTTTCACCGATATTGATTAGAAAGATGCTCTCAGAGAAGGAGAGGTGAGTTGCGGTGAGTTCTTTTGACATCGTACTAACAAATGTTCGCGAAAGAATGCCAAGACTTCTGATAATTGTAAGTTCGTCCATATTAGTTTATATGAATTAAAATCATTTTCCTTTCATTAGAATTTATTTGTTGATAAGAAAAAAATCCTCTAGAATCTGCGAATACTGTTCTGCTACCTCCAGATTGGTGACGTGACCAGCATCCACTTTTACATAAGTACAGTTGGGGATTAATGCTACAGCTCGATCTGCCATTTCCTGAGACATGGCCCCGTCCAGGGTACCGTCTTCTTTATAGGAAAAATCAGCCTGAATTAAAAGTACGGGACATTGAATTTCTGATAAAGCAGTGGCATGGTCAAATCCTTCGTTCCAGATTCCATCATAGAAAGCTTGTCCAAAACTTGGATCGTAATAATTAAGACCTCTAAGCATTTCCTGAACGGAGGCAGGAAGAAAGGCAATTTCAACAGGCTCGCCAGGATTGGCATTCTTATAGCTTGAAACGGCATACTGGATTAGCTGCTGGGAAAAAGGTCCAGTATAAGTTTTAAAGAATTCGGTACTGTTGGCAACCCAGTAATCAAGAAAATTGCCCTGATAGCCTTCTTCGATAGCCTTATTGCTGGTTGAAAAAGATTTATAAGCAATGGTTTCTTTGATTTGTGGATATTCTGAAGCAAATAGTGGCGGGTCTTCAAGGACAATGGCTTTTACCAGATCAGGTCTGTTTGCAGCCAGCCAGGTGGTCAAGAGTCCACCGGATGAATTACCACTGATATATGCGGGTTGGCCAATAACTGTTTCGATAAAAGCAGCAAGATCACTGCCAATCTGATTGGCATTCATTTTGTAGCCTTCTGGATAGGTGGTTTTTCCATGACCTGGATAATCGACTGCGTAAACATGAAAATGTTCTGACAATTCAGGTAATACAAGGTTATATGTATACCAATCTAACAGTTGAGCATGCAGGAGTAAGAGTGGTGGACCGTTATTAGGGCCTTCTGCATAATTGAAATTTATCTCGCCAACTTTTGCAGTTTTTTCAGTAATGCCAGCTTCGGAAAGTATTTTATCAGATGGGTTTGTATATTGTTTTAGATAAATGATCATACCAGTTATAACGAGGATTACAGTTAAAATAATGATAGCAATGATAGAAAGTATAATTCCTTTTGGGCTTTTGAAAATGTTGTTCATAAATGCTCCTTCAATAAAATAGTTGACTGAGTCAATTATAATACGCATTTTTATTTTGTCAACTTTCTTTTTAATTTGTTATCGATAAATTTAACAAATAAAAAAGCTTTTATAAGGAGTAAAGCCCTTAAAAAAGCTATTAGATAGTTTAGTAATTGGAAAACTTTTTAAATATTTCTGGTCCTCAAATTAAGAAAGTCTAAAATTATACAACTACCAGTCGATCGTTATAATGATTGTTTTTTAAAATTTCCAGATAATGTCCGGGAGAAGTTTTTGAAAATTCGTTAAAATCCTTATACATATGGGACTGATCAAAGTATCCGGCATTATAAGCAATGTCGATCAGACTGTCTGGGTTTTTAATAGTATTGCTGCGATTCAACTCAGATAATACATTCTGAAAGCGAACAATTTTAGACAATACCTTGGGGGAGATCCCGAAATAATTCATAAACTTGGTGTTGATAGTCCGTTCGCTATAGCCAACATCGCTAGCTAGTTCTTTTACTTTGATTTGACCTTTGCTTTTAAGAATTTGACTTAATAGATGTCCTTTTAGTTCATCTGTTTTTAAACAACTATCATTCTTAACGACAGTTTTGAGATAAAAATTTAGAAATGTTGAAACCTGGACATTAAAATCGGTATTAGTGATAATTGTTTCAAAAACCGAACCGGCATCGAAGATGTCTAGAAGACCGATCTGGTTACCAATCACATCCTTAATATCTAGATTACGGTTTAAGATGCATTGGCCGGGATAAAAACGTACACCGAAATATCGAGTTGGCTGATCAAGTACATTTTGAGGTTTTAAGACAGAGCCGCAAATTTCTGCAATTGGATGATGTTCATCGCAGGTAAACAGAATATCAATGCAGCCATCGGGAACAGCGATTATTTCCTGTTCGGTAGCGGCGTTTTTTGTAAATGAATAAAAATGGGAAATTCCATAATTATTGATGATTGCTTTAAGATATTTTTCAGTCGATAAAACGAAGTATGGTTGTAACATAGAATGCATGTGTAATCACCTCAAATGAATAGTTAATTTTTTTCATCTAGAATAGCAAAAAGAGACCTAACCTTTCGGGGTTTGGCCTCTTTACCTTCTGCAAATATTATATAGTATTTATAAAAAATTGCAAGAAAAGATTGAATCACTTCCGATTTTTACAAGATAATGATAGTGAGAATCCTCTATAATGACAACATCAAATTTGATTATTGTTTGAAACGGCAACGACGCCATTGTCCTTTGAAAGGACAATGGCGTTTTTTTTCGCTAAAAGTGAAACCTCGTTACACTATAACCTCAAGTAATATTCGAAAATAGCTATAAAAAAGGAGAACTAAGATGTTAGGAAAAAAATTAGGTTTATCTAGTGCGATAGCAGCCGGTGTTGGTCTGATTGTTGCAACCAGCTGTCTGGTATCATTATCACAGGGGGTAGGAATTGCTGGCAAGGGATTTATAATAGCCATGGCGATTGCCTGTGCGCTTAATATACTGGTTGCCTTTTCGTTTGCGGAGCTCAATGCTCTAATGCCAATTACCGGTGGACTTGGACAGTATACTTTGGCATCGTTAGGTCCATTTGTTTCGATGATCGCAGTAATAGGCGGTTATCTATTTACCAATATTTTTACAGCCAGCTCTGAAGCGGCAATGATCGGTTTTGTGGTAACTTCAACGGTTCTGCCAAATATGGATCCGATTCTGATTACATTAATTGCCTTAACCGCCTTATTTGTTATCAATTATTTTGGAATGAAATCATACGCAGTTACACAGATTCTGGTTACTGCTTTTATGTTGGGTTCGTTGATTTTACTGGGCGTTATTGGTGCAACACAGATTGGCAGTGGACAAGTGGTGACTCAGGCGGTAACTGACTTTAATCCGATGGGAATGAGCGTGTTGAGTTTAACAGCGTTAGCCTTCTGGCTCTTTATTGGATGTGAATTTGTAACACCTCTTACCAAAGATATAAAAAATCCGGAGAAAAACATTCCTCGAGGTATGATTATTTCTTTACTGCTACTATTAGTTGTGCAGTCGGTGATGGTATTTGCCATTTCAAACTATGTTCCATACGATATTCTTGTAACATCAAATCAGCCACATATGGAGTTTGCTCGTATGATGTTAGGAGATTTTGGAACCAACTGGATGCTAATTATCAGTGTAGGAGCGGTTATCTCGACCTTAAATACTGTCCTTGCCAGTGTTCCACGAATGCTGATGGGACTGGCGGAAAGTGGAATGCTACCAAAAGTTTTTGCTAAAACAAATAAATACAATGTACCTTATATCAGTTTAATTGTTCTTTATGGTCTGATTTCAATAGCGCTTCTATCTGGAATTACGTCTGCTGATGATCTGATTCGTTTCATTCTAACAGGA
This genomic interval from Eubacteriaceae bacterium ES3 contains the following:
- a CDS encoding MATE family efflux transporter; this translates as MLKFSIPCIVSLLVSALYNIVDQIFIGHGVGYLGNGATNVVFPITIIALAIALLIGDGGAAFLSICQGKNDKESAHKSVGNALVLFVGSGVLLTVLFVVLKEQILWGFGATENNIAYAMEYFDYLVIGIPFFIFGNGLNSLIRADGSPQFAMISIFAGCIINVILDPIAIFVLGMGMKGAALATIAGQIISALIGASYLFRTRSFKFKKSSFIPDIKILKQILPLGLSSFLTQMSIVIVMGVMNNIIVQYGALSRFGADIPLTVIGIVMKVFQIVIAFVVGVAAGSQPIVGYNYGAGNNERVIKIYKTMMLAEIVIGLVATIAFELFPLQIISAFGSESGLYNEFAVMAFRIYLSTIILCCIQKSTSIFLQSLGKPIMSTGLSLLRDFILSVPLIIILPRFFGLEGVLYSAPIADLLSMVGVTVMMIFVFKELRSPLSSLQTQEGSY
- a CDS encoding HAMP domain-containing sensor histidine kinase, which codes for MNLKRGKWPIRQRIFSQLLILMLAVFLSIFLAFNLFFENFLRSNIFDDLDATAKSISSLKFSGLEKPPEELGVEPEEEKGPDLTSFLNQSIYTEAKIFNLDNSYQITDYNIGEDYPELEMIATALMQRGDSLADSQHIHIKTETREYYVTSIIDPILSDTYMVIYSDVTDIKNLLRTINIVLGMIVSIAMLICLLVANAIANTVTKPVKKLSAFAGEMGKGIFNQHDEQFRDHEFNELMEVMNLSARQLSENEREQRTFFQNVSHELRTPIMSLRCYAEGVAYGVMKPEKSGQIMIAETDRLSDLVEDLLYLSRLENSEKPVKMQESDLRETLSICAGSIQALAEKKGLKLDFDFDNDPVLYTYNENHFYRAVNNLLSNAVRYACQTIVISCHKTDNGIEIAIKDDGPGIAEHDLSHIFERFYKGKGGKTGIGLSIVKSVVELYGGEINVLGNPKNCFRIVLPQKTLNKMNMQK
- a CDS encoding DEAD/DEAH box helicase, which gives rise to MINNQFNQYQLSEPILKAIEKLGYKEPTPVQQAVIPVALENKDILCQAQTGSGKTAAFGIPICEQLDWEENSPQVLVLTPTRELALQVNEDIFNIGRFKRVKVSALYGKSPIKRQERELKQKTHVVVGTPGRVMDHIDRGNLKTDQIKWLILDEADEMLNMGFIDQVEEIIETLPKERVTMLFSATMEEAVVRLSKNYMKDPQLIEIKSQVSNQPAIKQMICCGSEKLELLSDLLIMENPDSAIIFCNTREVVNAIYNELGKSNQAFGKIHGGMEQDERTQVMNSFKKGEFRYLVATDVAARGIDVHEIELVINYDVPWETETYVHRIGRTGRRGTSGKAITLASNRDSRLVQDIIQFTGQEMIEKVAPTDEEVEAHKADYLEKLNRKPEEKLDKAHALSKEITKLHINAGKKTKMRPVDIVGTLCSLEGMTADDIGVITILDVSTFVEILNNKGNMVLKALQTKEIKGRLRKVSLAEDKPLVSRRRKINNNRNRRR
- a CDS encoding copper amine oxidase N-terminal domain-containing protein, yielding MKKRLTFLLVLMLAFSMPVMAAPKDKGNNGKKTTVEPPVISAPAVDITEDTTDETDVVDETVVDDTTDEASEQEGKPDKEKPSKPKNDFKQELNEQKKELTQEKSAIAEEKEALEAEYEALLASGDTEAAEALLSQIDELNKSMDALKDQIKTIINERHMVVKTMYTDEELAQFDTAADLIEQMYEDAQALDAGSLTINNQLIKFQAPIYIKGGDVMVPVKALTEKMGAEVLFDEETKTLTITKDSTVITVTTADVEVTIDGEVIDITDQIEVTCGRTYINMEVLSELLGLESSYDEENEIIEIEEPAEEDTDTPVDETADTPADDATDETVDTPADETTDETADSPVEDTPDTSADEDPVTPDLGETL
- a CDS encoding MarR family transcriptional regulator, with product MDELTIIRSLGILSRTFVSTMSKELTATHLSFSESIFLINIGENEGITQEALASFLAIDKAAVARSVKALETKAYLLTKKSASDKRAKNLFLTEKGHTLYQEIYELHIKWAKKALSDLSQAEIHHFASTIEKISEQAKQSDEERSK
- a CDS encoding alpha/beta hydrolase gives rise to the protein MNNIFKSPKGIILSIIAIIILTVILVITGMIIYLKQYTNPSDKILSEAGITEKTAKVGEINFNYAEGPNNGPPLLLLHAQLLDWYTYNLVLPELSEHFHVYAVDYPGHGKTTYPEGYKMNANQIGSDLAAFIETVIGQPAYISGNSSGGLLTTWLAANRPDLVKAIVLEDPPLFASEYPQIKETIAYKSFSTSNKAIEEGYQGNFLDYWVANSTEFFKTYTGPFSQQLIQYAVSSYKNANPGEPVEIAFLPASVQEMLRGLNYYDPSFGQAFYDGIWNEGFDHATALSEIQCPVLLIQADFSYKEDGTLDGAMSQEMADRAVALIPNCTYVKVDAGHVTNLEVAEQYSQILEDFFLINK
- a CDS encoding helix-turn-helix domain-containing protein; protein product: MHSMLQPYFVLSTEKYLKAIINNYGISHFYSFTKNAATEQEIIAVPDGCIDILFTCDEHHPIAEICGSVLKPQNVLDQPTRYFGVRFYPGQCILNRNLDIKDVIGNQIGLLDIFDAGSVFETIITNTDFNVQVSTFLNFYLKTVVKNDSCLKTDELKGHLLSQILKSKGQIKVKELASDVGYSERTINTKFMNYFGISPKVLSKIVRFQNVLSELNRSNTIKNPDSLIDIAYNAGYFDQSHMYKDFNEFSKTSPGHYLEILKNNHYNDRLVVV